The following coding sequences lie in one Candidatus Kryptobacter tengchongensis genomic window:
- a CDS encoding Lamin Tail Domain, producing MLKFLKIVFPFIFTSSIFSQGVIINEIMNAPQGGEPEWVELLNFSSEPINLKNWKISNRNTSTKYTITSSDYTLQPDSYVVITKSDTIFYFHSNIPSKVFIIPQMPTFLFRNDSDAVVIFDSVGIVIDSVYYKRSWVVNGYSIERIYPNKNSNLKSTWGISTDPERSTPGRKNSIMAKFNDVGIKNFTIEPAQIFQGESFKVKATIYNFGINPVQNFTVEFYVDLNKDSIFQNNEKLSEFTSLQTLESTDSILIELNIDGLLSGVYKSLLNISFPDDENTSNNFLSKSITILPPPLSFNSIVINEIMYAPRSPEPEWVELYNRTEQPINLKDWKIGDSQTLRTINSDFAINPNDFALIASKDTIFSIYPWLSSNANKVLILSLPALNNDEDAVRIYDQYGNLIDSVYYSSSMGGTNGFSLERISVEQSSNLTSNWGTSKNPFGATPLLKNSLTQKDKDLSITNVIFSHPAFKSIPVEIKVIVKNIGKLSSDNFSIKLFNDENLDKIPQQNELIDEISHFSSLMPNDSTIINFIFTPAKVKVYNLITSIFYTEDEDTLNNNFIFNLEVSYPEKTILINEIMFAPVGDEPEWVEIYNASNDTVNLKNWQISDASSKAIITKSDFFIHPNEYLILSKDSAILNFYSIPSNVITLSLPMLNNSGDAVAIYDYTGAKIDSVYYFGNWGKTGASIERIDFDEPSIDSSNWTIPPDSIKSTPGKENFSKRKNFDLKIKSLIIPSSINYNESLIAHLTVQNVGLNQVNKFEVKVYKDSNLDSIPNENELILAQNFQIMLNKKDSILTSLEISNLEPGENILIFFVDLPSDENLKNNIIIKKINASFPQNCLVINEIMFEPLPGYCEYIELFNRSDKLINLKNWKFNDMRSQDGKANFITISPTDFIINPGEYLVLASDSTFYRYFSSGDLLDFKFVIFNKSLSLNNDFDDIVITDLTGKIIDSVRYFSNWHSSMILDRRGRSLEKVNPNLPSSEKSSWMSSSSKIGGTPGGKNSAYTELSQQPQTTGSISVFPNPFSPDGDGFDDVCMISYHLPFNAGILNVKIFDSYGRQIKTLALNQFTNQTGNLLWDGTDDTGRAVRIGIYVVLFEAVSENGESFKQKFTVVLAKKL from the coding sequence ATGCTAAAATTTCTTAAAATAGTTTTCCCCTTTATTTTTACGTCAAGCATTTTTTCGCAAGGAGTTATAATAAACGAAATAATGAATGCCCCTCAAGGTGGAGAACCCGAATGGGTTGAGCTCTTAAATTTCTCATCTGAACCCATCAACTTAAAAAATTGGAAAATTTCAAACCGAAATACATCAACCAAATATACAATCACATCTTCAGATTACACACTCCAGCCTGATAGTTATGTAGTCATAACCAAAAGTGATACAATTTTTTACTTCCACTCAAATATACCTTCAAAAGTTTTCATCATCCCACAGATGCCAACATTTCTTTTCAGAAACGATTCAGATGCAGTTGTAATTTTTGATTCAGTTGGAATTGTAATTGACAGCGTTTATTATAAACGAAGTTGGGTTGTAAATGGATATTCAATTGAAAGAATTTATCCAAATAAAAATTCAAATTTGAAATCAACCTGGGGAATTTCAACAGACCCAGAAAGAAGCACACCCGGAAGGAAAAACAGCATAATGGCTAAGTTCAACGATGTTGGGATAAAGAACTTTACAATTGAACCAGCTCAAATTTTTCAGGGAGAAAGTTTTAAAGTTAAAGCAACAATTTATAACTTTGGGATCAATCCCGTTCAAAATTTTACTGTTGAATTTTATGTTGATTTGAATAAAGATTCAATTTTTCAAAACAATGAAAAACTTTCCGAATTTACATCATTACAAACCCTTGAATCAACTGATTCAATTTTAATTGAACTTAACATTGATGGATTATTATCTGGGGTTTATAAATCCCTTTTAAACATTTCATTCCCCGATGATGAGAACACTTCAAACAACTTTCTTAGCAAGAGCATAACCATATTACCTCCACCGCTTTCTTTCAACTCCATTGTTATAAACGAGATAATGTATGCCCCAAGATCACCAGAACCTGAATGGGTGGAGCTTTACAACCGAACTGAACAGCCCATAAATCTAAAAGATTGGAAAATTGGCGATTCCCAAACATTAAGAACAATAAATTCTGACTTCGCCATAAATCCAAATGATTTCGCACTCATAGCTTCAAAAGACACAATTTTTTCAATCTATCCCTGGTTAAGTTCAAATGCCAATAAAGTTTTAATTCTATCTTTGCCAGCACTAAACAATGATGAAGACGCTGTGAGAATTTATGATCAATATGGAAACTTGATTGATTCAGTTTATTACTCCTCAAGCATGGGCGGGACAAACGGATTCTCACTTGAACGAATTTCCGTTGAACAATCGTCAAATCTCACATCAAATTGGGGCACATCAAAAAATCCATTTGGAGCAACACCTCTTTTAAAGAACTCCTTAACACAAAAAGACAAAGATCTAAGCATTACAAATGTAATTTTCTCGCATCCAGCTTTTAAATCCATCCCCGTTGAAATAAAAGTAATTGTAAAAAATATCGGAAAACTTTCATCTGATAACTTCTCCATCAAACTTTTTAACGACGAAAATCTTGACAAAATCCCACAACAAAATGAGCTCATTGATGAAATATCTCACTTTTCCTCATTAATGCCGAACGATTCAACAATTATAAACTTTATCTTCACCCCAGCGAAAGTCAAAGTATACAACTTAATCACAAGCATATTCTACACTGAGGATGAGGATACGCTTAACAATAATTTTATCTTCAATCTTGAAGTTTCATATCCTGAAAAGACAATTTTGATCAATGAGATCATGTTTGCCCCGGTGGGAGACGAACCTGAATGGGTTGAAATTTATAATGCGAGCAATGATACTGTCAATTTAAAAAATTGGCAGATATCCGATGCATCAAGCAAAGCTATTATAACGAAAAGTGATTTCTTTATACACCCAAATGAATATCTTATCCTGTCAAAAGATAGCGCAATTTTAAACTTTTATTCAATCCCATCAAATGTAATAACCCTATCTCTCCCGATGCTCAATAATTCTGGCGATGCTGTTGCTATCTATGACTATACCGGAGCAAAAATTGATTCGGTTTATTACTTTGGGAATTGGGGTAAAACGGGAGCATCAATTGAAAGAATTGACTTTGATGAACCAAGCATTGATTCATCTAATTGGACAATTCCTCCAGATTCAATAAAGTCCACGCCTGGCAAAGAAAACTTTTCAAAACGAAAAAATTTTGACCTTAAAATTAAATCACTAATAATCCCGTCATCAATAAATTATAATGAAAGTTTAATTGCCCATCTAACAGTTCAAAATGTTGGGCTAAATCAAGTAAATAAATTTGAGGTAAAAGTTTATAAAGATTCAAACCTTGACTCAATCCCGAACGAGAATGAGCTCATTTTAGCTCAGAATTTTCAAATTATGCTAAATAAAAAAGACTCAATTTTAACAAGCCTTGAAATATCAAATCTTGAGCCCGGGGAAAACATTTTGATTTTCTTTGTTGATTTGCCCAGCGATGAAAACTTAAAAAATAACATCATAATAAAAAAGATAAACGCCAGCTTCCCACAAAATTGCCTCGTGATAAACGAGATAATGTTTGAGCCACTTCCAGGTTACTGCGAATATATTGAATTGTTTAACCGTTCTGATAAACTGATTAATTTAAAAAACTGGAAATTTAACGATATGAGATCTCAAGACGGGAAAGCTAACTTCATAACCATTTCACCTACGGATTTTATAATAAATCCTGGTGAATATCTTGTTCTTGCTTCGGATTCAACATTTTACAGATATTTCTCCAGCGGTGATTTACTTGATTTCAAATTCGTTATTTTTAACAAAAGCTTAAGTTTAAACAATGACTTTGATGATATCGTGATCACAGATTTGACAGGAAAGATAATTGACAGCGTGAGATATTTTTCAAACTGGCATAGTTCAATGATCCTGGATAGAAGAGGAAGATCGCTTGAAAAGGTAAATCCAAACTTACCCTCTTCAGAAAAGTCAAGTTGGATGAGTTCATCTTCAAAAATTGGCGGAACGCCCGGGGGTAAAAATAGCGCTTATACTGAATTATCACAACAACCTCAAACCACAGGAAGCATTAGCGTATTTCCAAACCCATTTTCGCCTGATGGAGATGGATTTGACGATGTCTGCATGATTTCTTACCATCTCCCATTTAATGCAGGAATTTTAAATGTAAAAATTTTTGATTCTTACGGCAGACAAATTAAAACGCTTGCTTTAAATCAATTTACAAACCAAACTGGAAATTTGCTATGGGATGGAACAGATGACACTGGAAGAGCTGTGCGAATTGGAATCTATGTGGTTTTATTTGAAGCGGTTTCCGAAAACGGTGAAAGTTTCAAGCAAAAATTTACAGTTGTCCTCGCAAAGAAGCTTTAA
- a CDS encoding glycerol 3-phosphate dehydrogenase (NAD(P)+), translating into MNISVIGSGSWGTTLSILLYDNGHKVKLWFRREDYLDKVKAIRENYLYLPGIKIPDGILLTSDLNEALDESEIVVLAVPTQHIREIIKGEEFKVCKGKIIVNVAKGIENGTLMRVSEIIEDIFQDDENYCVLSGPSHAEEVVQRKPTAVVVASLNKDLAQFIQSVFMNVYFRVYTSSDVIGVELGGALKNIIAIATGIADGIGFGDNTRAALMTRGIAEIVRLGVAMGARLETFAGLSGIGDLIVTCTSKYSRNRFVGEQIGRGKKLNEILKNMVMVAEGIWTTISAVELSKKYNVEMPITNVVYEILFNDKDPIKATYELMGRTAKPEVWGLRNFT; encoded by the coding sequence ATGAATATTTCCGTTATAGGCTCAGGTAGCTGGGGGACAACGCTTTCAATTCTGCTCTATGATAACGGTCATAAGGTTAAGTTATGGTTCAGAAGAGAGGATTATCTTGATAAGGTTAAAGCAATTCGTGAAAATTATCTTTATCTTCCGGGGATTAAAATTCCAGATGGAATTTTGTTGACATCAGATTTAAACGAGGCTTTGGATGAATCTGAGATAGTCGTTCTCGCGGTTCCAACCCAACATATAAGGGAAATTATAAAGGGTGAGGAATTTAAAGTTTGTAAAGGTAAAATTATTGTAAATGTTGCGAAAGGAATAGAAAATGGAACTTTGATGAGGGTTTCTGAAATAATTGAAGATATTTTTCAGGATGATGAAAATTATTGTGTTCTCTCGGGTCCAAGTCATGCAGAGGAAGTTGTTCAGAGAAAGCCAACTGCTGTTGTTGTTGCTTCATTAAATAAAGACCTTGCCCAGTTTATACAATCCGTTTTTATGAATGTTTACTTCCGTGTTTATACAAGTAGTGATGTGATTGGAGTTGAGCTTGGGGGAGCTTTAAAAAATATAATTGCAATTGCAACCGGAATTGCCGATGGGATCGGTTTTGGAGATAATACGCGAGCTGCTTTAATGACGAGAGGAATCGCTGAAATTGTCAGATTAGGTGTGGCAATGGGGGCAAGGCTTGAAACATTTGCTGGACTTTCGGGAATTGGAGATTTAATAGTTACCTGCACAAGCAAATACAGCAGAAATAGGTTCGTTGGGGAGCAAATTGGAAGAGGCAAAAAACTGAATGAAATTTTAAAAAATATGGTCATGGTGGCTGAAGGAATTTGGACGACAATTTCAGCTGTTGAGCTTTCAAAAAAGTATAATGTTGAAATGCCAATTACAAATGTTGTTTACGAGATTTTGTTTAATGATAAAGACCCGATAAAAGCTACTTATGAATTAATGGGCAGAACAGCAAAACCAGAGGTGTGGGGTCTCAGGAATTTTACATAA
- a CDS encoding acyl-phosphate glycerol-3-phosphate acyltransferase, with the protein MLNLVLIIALSYLVGSIPTSIIVGKLVKGIDIRNYGSGNPGGTNVIRVVGLGWGIFVILFDAFKGFFATYFIAKWFYGDASILNLTTLQIIAGCSAVIGHIWTIFAGFKGGKGVSTSAGMLLGIAPVDLLIALMIFVIIVALTRYVSLGSIISAILFPFVIIFTEKIFKLEHSDFFTLLIFGSLIAVLIVYRHRSNIKRLIAGNENKLIFGKKT; encoded by the coding sequence ATGCTTAATCTCGTGTTGATCATTGCCTTAAGTTATCTTGTGGGTTCAATTCCAACGAGTATAATCGTTGGAAAACTTGTTAAAGGAATTGATATAAGGAATTATGGCAGTGGAAATCCCGGTGGGACAAATGTAATAAGAGTTGTTGGTTTAGGCTGGGGAATTTTTGTGATCTTATTTGATGCGTTTAAAGGTTTCTTTGCAACTTATTTTATAGCAAAGTGGTTTTATGGTGATGCATCAATTTTAAATTTAACAACTTTGCAAATAATAGCTGGATGTTCTGCAGTCATAGGGCATATTTGGACTATTTTTGCTGGATTTAAAGGAGGGAAGGGGGTAAGCACATCTGCAGGAATGTTGCTTGGTATAGCTCCGGTTGATCTTTTAATTGCTCTTATGATTTTTGTTATCATCGTTGCGTTGACAAGATATGTATCTCTTGGCTCAATTATTTCTGCAATTTTATTCCCATTCGTAATAATTTTCACTGAAAAAATTTTTAAATTAGAACATAGCGATTTTTTTACGCTTTTAATTTTTGGAAGCTTGATCGCTGTTCTCATAGTTTACCGGCACAGAAGCAATATAAAGCGATTAATCGCGGGAAATGAAAATAAGTTAATCTTTGGGAAAAAAACATGA
- a CDS encoding GDSL-like Lipase/Acylhydrolase: protein MIKKFKLSGIWAVFFVFISAFIFYACEEFSEVGTPPTFGTQVKFDRVVAIGNSITAGYQDGALFEGAQQYSYPNLIVQQINKAFGANISFVQPLISEPGIGTRLRLTSLTPLSLQQQLVTGAPKNSTHPAPFNNLAVPGAILYDVFDTTDYATKAIQRSNPFFQIVLRSKAFGPTMFHQAKALNPTFVFFWMGNNDVLGYAASGGTRGTDPTGKLPTPDVIFQLLFRQAIDSLLKINTTLRIAVANIPDVTVIPYFTTIPWFIVDPNTGQPVRDAQGNLIPLIGIKGGQPAQLRPGDLVLLPASSLIATGYGLPNVPPFNQLPNAGKPLPDDVVLDANEVTVARNAVQKFNLIIDTVLANPTRAGRVVKVDIYSRLNEVKATGLEIAGVKFTTDFITGGLFSLDGVHPSSRGHGIIANEFIKAINTKFGSNIPYVDVMSLPGIQLPTTSIAESKYQLPKIPAEALKGIVDLFVLK from the coding sequence ATGATTAAAAAGTTCAAACTCTCTGGAATTTGGGCGGTTTTCTTCGTTTTTATCTCTGCCTTCATATTTTATGCTTGTGAAGAATTTTCAGAAGTCGGAACCCCACCAACATTTGGAACACAGGTTAAATTTGATAGAGTTGTTGCGATCGGTAATTCAATAACTGCTGGATATCAAGATGGAGCTTTATTTGAAGGCGCACAACAGTACTCATACCCAAACTTAATTGTCCAGCAAATTAATAAAGCTTTTGGCGCAAATATCTCTTTTGTTCAACCTTTGATAAGTGAACCCGGAATTGGAACAAGATTGCGTTTAACTTCACTCACACCGCTTAGCCTTCAACAGCAATTAGTCACAGGAGCCCCTAAAAATTCAACTCATCCAGCGCCATTTAACAATCTTGCGGTTCCGGGAGCAATTCTTTATGATGTTTTTGATACAACTGATTATGCGACCAAAGCGATACAAAGAAGCAATCCGTTTTTCCAAATTGTGTTAAGAAGTAAAGCGTTTGGACCAACGATGTTTCATCAAGCTAAGGCATTGAATCCAACATTTGTATTTTTCTGGATGGGGAATAACGATGTGCTCGGTTATGCTGCAAGTGGAGGGACGAGAGGAACTGACCCAACTGGGAAATTACCTACGCCAGATGTAATTTTCCAGCTTCTTTTTAGACAGGCTATTGATTCACTTCTAAAAATTAACACAACCTTGAGAATTGCCGTTGCAAATATTCCAGATGTCACTGTGATACCATATTTCACCACTATTCCATGGTTTATTGTTGATCCAAATACAGGGCAACCTGTTAGGGATGCACAAGGTAATTTGATTCCGTTAATCGGAATAAAGGGTGGTCAACCAGCTCAACTTAGACCTGGAGATTTGGTTTTGCTTCCTGCAAGTTCCTTAATTGCAACTGGATATGGGCTTCCTAATGTCCCACCATTTAACCAACTTCCAAATGCAGGAAAACCACTACCTGATGATGTAGTTCTTGATGCAAATGAAGTTACGGTTGCGAGAAACGCGGTTCAGAAATTTAACTTAATAATTGATACCGTCTTAGCAAATCCGACAAGAGCTGGGCGAGTTGTTAAAGTTGATATTTACTCAAGGTTGAACGAGGTTAAAGCTACCGGGCTTGAGATTGCTGGTGTTAAATTTACAACCGATTTCATAACGGGTGGGCTTTTCAGTTTAGATGGCGTACATCCATCAAGCCGTGGTCACGGGATAATTGCAAATGAATTTATCAAGGCAATAAATACCAAATTTGGCTCTAATATCCCTTATGTGGATGTGATGTCGTTACCTGGAATTCAATTGCCAACCACTTCTATTGCTGAGAGTAAATATCAACTGCCCAAAATTCCAGCTGAAGCACTGAAAGGTATCGTTGATCTTTTCGTGCTAAAGTAA
- a CDS encoding long-chain fatty acid transport protein: MRFILSSLMLVLAFSISLFAGGFQINEHGARATGMAGAFVTSYAPISIFYNPAGLTYLKGTNFSIGTTLIFPSARFRGPYQFNTTQETKMVKQVFYPSNLYLTHTFENGLAVGFGVFNPYGLGSKWPEDWVGRAITVESDLKTFYFNPTIAYKFSDELSIGAGFDYVYSSVTLSRKITSFTPEVSVKLSGDGTGVGFNVGWLLKLEPVSIGFSYRSQVKVNFSGTADFQKPAALNQLLPGGNIKTSVKMPDVVMAGIGFSGENVTFELGYQFTRWSSYDVLEIDFETETPAQTDQKLERYYKDVSIYKAGLEYRLGNLALRGGIAYDQNPISDKYLEPSLPDSDRWEFTFGAGYTVGNLTIDLGYMFVRFKQREVVGTVVGFDGVYNSSAHLLGINFSYKLF, encoded by the coding sequence ATGCGATTTATTTTATCCAGCCTTATGTTAGTTTTAGCCTTCTCAATTTCTTTATTTGCTGGTGGCTTCCAGATCAATGAACACGGTGCAAGAGCTACTGGAATGGCGGGGGCATTTGTAACATCATATGCCCCGATCAGCATTTTCTATAATCCTGCTGGGTTAACTTATTTGAAAGGGACAAATTTCTCAATCGGGACAACGCTTATATTTCCATCGGCGAGATTTCGCGGTCCTTATCAATTTAACACGACTCAAGAGACAAAGATGGTAAAGCAGGTTTTTTACCCAAGTAATCTATATTTAACCCATACTTTTGAAAATGGGTTAGCGGTTGGGTTTGGTGTTTTTAACCCATATGGACTTGGTTCAAAATGGCCTGAAGATTGGGTTGGGCGTGCGATAACCGTTGAATCAGACTTGAAAACATTTTATTTCAACCCAACAATTGCTTATAAGTTTTCAGATGAGCTTTCAATTGGTGCTGGATTTGATTATGTTTATAGCTCAGTAACCCTGTCAAGGAAAATCACATCATTTACACCTGAAGTCAGCGTTAAATTATCTGGCGATGGAACTGGTGTTGGATTTAATGTGGGATGGTTATTAAAACTTGAACCCGTTTCAATTGGATTTTCTTATCGTTCGCAGGTTAAGGTTAATTTCTCTGGAACTGCTGATTTTCAAAAACCAGCGGCGCTTAATCAACTTCTCCCAGGTGGAAATATCAAAACAAGCGTGAAAATGCCCGATGTTGTAATGGCTGGAATTGGTTTTTCAGGTGAAAATGTGACATTTGAGCTTGGTTACCAGTTTACAAGGTGGTCCTCTTATGATGTCCTTGAGATTGATTTTGAAACTGAAACGCCAGCTCAAACAGATCAAAAACTTGAAAGATATTACAAGGATGTTTCAATTTATAAGGCGGGGTTAGAATACCGCCTTGGAAACCTTGCATTAAGAGGTGGAATTGCCTATGACCAAAATCCAATTAGTGATAAATATCTTGAGCCATCCCTTCCTGATTCAGATAGGTGGGAATTTACATTTGGAGCTGGATATACAGTAGGGAATTTGACAATTGACCTTGGATATATGTTTGTAAGATTTAAGCAAAGAGAGGTTGTTGGGACAGTTGTTGGTTTTGATGGAGTTTATAACTCAAGTGCGCATCTGCTTGGTATAAACTTTTCTTATAAACTTTTTTAA
- a CDS encoding Biotin-requiring enzyme, protein MKITVNDLNIEIELKKSDTDKFEVNVKNNTYKVEVLNITQNQITLSINNKIFTFDFTLNSDSIILTNSIHSYHCKIIGKYQNLIDTYRSTLPGESKREKILKSPMPGLITKIFVKPGAKIKVGDKLLILEAMKMENEIRSDIDGTIDEVLVKEGIAVEKGTALLKISTN, encoded by the coding sequence ATGAAAATAACTGTTAACGATTTAAATATTGAGATTGAGTTAAAGAAAAGCGATACGGACAAGTTTGAGGTAAATGTAAAAAATAATACATATAAAGTTGAGGTTTTGAACATTACGCAAAATCAGATTACCCTTTCAATTAATAATAAAATCTTCACATTTGATTTCACACTCAATAGCGATTCAATCATTTTAACTAATTCAATTCATAGCTACCACTGCAAGATTATTGGGAAATATCAAAATCTTATAGATACCTACCGAAGCACCTTGCCTGGGGAGTCAAAAAGGGAAAAAATTTTAAAATCACCGATGCCCGGGTTGATAACTAAAATTTTTGTTAAACCCGGGGCGAAAATTAAGGTTGGCGATAAGCTTTTAATTCTTGAGGCGATGAAGATGGAAAATGAAATAAGAAGCGATATTGACGGCACAATTGATGAAGTTCTTGTAAAAGAAGGGATAGCGGTTGAAAAAGGGACAGCCCTTTTAAAAATTTCCACAAACTAA
- a CDS encoding hydrogenase-1 operon protein HyaF — protein sequence MESNLTNAVFLLNEIKHALIELKNNGKAKTINLSNFPLSYEEAKFLDEVLGRGKIKIIYESSELTVWQESKISGVWWGEYRNSSGKIILRTIEITFYPEIAKSQVEDIEDGLKELEKILSSV from the coding sequence ATGGAATCTAACTTAACAAATGCTGTCTTTCTTCTAAATGAGATAAAACATGCGCTAATTGAGCTTAAAAACAACGGCAAAGCTAAGACGATAAACTTAAGTAATTTTCCCCTATCGTATGAGGAAGCAAAATTTCTTGATGAGGTGCTTGGAAGGGGGAAAATCAAAATTATTTATGAAAGTTCGGAATTAACAGTTTGGCAGGAAAGCAAAATCTCGGGTGTGTGGTGGGGGGAATATAGAAATTCAAGTGGGAAAATAATTTTACGCACAATTGAGATCACATTTTATCCTGAGATCGCAAAATCGCAAGTTGAAGATATTGAAGATGGATTAAAAGAGTTAGAAAAAATCCTTTCTTCAGTTTAA
- a CDS encoding hydrogenase maturation protease: MKICVLGIGNPLLGDDGFGVEVVKRLKEEIGEPPDVEIIDGGSLGIYLLPYLEDKTHLIVVDVVNFGGKPGEIIKLKLDEIPAFIGLKMSEHQITFHEVIALMNLLGFKPIESFLIGVQLKENKWGGEMSDEVRKSINNVVQEVKKQIEIWRREWNLT, from the coding sequence ATGAAAATTTGCGTCCTTGGTATAGGTAATCCATTGCTTGGAGATGATGGTTTCGGTGTTGAAGTCGTTAAGAGGTTGAAAGAAGAAATTGGGGAGCCACCTGATGTTGAAATCATTGATGGTGGCTCCCTTGGGATTTACCTTTTGCCATATCTTGAAGATAAAACACATCTTATAGTTGTTGATGTTGTAAATTTCGGGGGCAAGCCAGGGGAAATCATAAAGTTAAAACTTGATGAAATTCCCGCCTTTATCGGTCTTAAAATGTCAGAACACCAAATAACTTTTCACGAAGTTATTGCTTTGATGAATTTGCTTGGTTTTAAACCTATTGAGAGCTTTTTAATCGGTGTCCAGCTAAAGGAAAATAAATGGGGTGGAGAGATGAGCGATGAGGTTAGGAAATCTATCAATAATGTTGTTCAGGAAGTAAAAAAGCAAATAGAAATTTGGAGGAGGGAATGGAATCTAACTTAA
- a CDS encoding Ni/Fe-hydrogenase 1 B-type cytochrome subunit has protein sequence MQANQIYRVESECVTRYYVWDSIVRISHWINVIAVGVLIFTGFYISTPFYRPTADEPFGATVMATMKNIHFLFAIIFTLNGLFRAYWFFAGNTYRQWFRFHIWKADFWKEAWWKLKDYITLRYTDYELHTLGHNTLATLTYVILFIVASVQGLTGFAMAGKINPGGFFDTLFGWVIPLFGGEANVRMIHKMIMWGIIGFMIHHITFVIYLEVFREKGMLSSMITGLKTRPLGWEPIEKPWEKKEK, from the coding sequence ATGCAAGCAAATCAAATATATCGGGTTGAATCTGAATGTGTAACAAGATATTATGTTTGGGATTCTATTGTGAGGATTAGCCATTGGATAAATGTCATCGCGGTTGGTGTTTTAATTTTCACAGGTTTTTACATTAGTACTCCATTTTATCGTCCAACTGCGGATGAACCATTTGGTGCAACTGTTATGGCGACGATGAAAAATATACATTTTTTGTTCGCAATAATTTTCACTTTAAACGGATTGTTTCGTGCATATTGGTTTTTTGCTGGGAATACATATCGTCAGTGGTTTAGATTTCATATCTGGAAAGCTGATTTCTGGAAGGAAGCATGGTGGAAATTAAAAGATTATATCACCTTGCGATATACCGATTACGAGCTTCATACGCTTGGACATAACACTCTTGCGACATTAACTTATGTAATTCTTTTCATTGTCGCTTCTGTTCAGGGGTTGACTGGTTTTGCGATGGCTGGGAAGATTAACCCAGGTGGATTTTTTGATACATTGTTTGGATGGGTTATACCTTTGTTTGGTGGCGAGGCTAATGTGAGGATGATACACAAAATGATAATGTGGGGAATAATTGGATTTATGATTCACCATATAACTTTTGTTATCTATCTTGAGGTGTTTCGTGAGAAGGGGATGTTGTCTTCAATGATAACGGGTTTGAAAACAAGACCCTTGGGTTGGGAACCGATTGAAAAACCTTGGGAGAAAAAAGAAAAATGA